In one window of Spartinivicinus marinus DNA:
- a CDS encoding contractile injection system protein, VgrG/Pvc8 family: MLIDYQVLIANLAVDIKQHLISLELTDEAGIKSDRVTLKLSDPEGNLPIPAKGTRLSVAIQNIHMGDFIIDEVSLSGPPNQMTIQAKGANLRDQLRSPKSRSWHQKKLVDIVTTVANDNGLKPKIAEVFTSIIIDHIDQTEESDINFLSRIALDHGAIVKPMMEHLVFVERGKTKTATGKQLSAITISKINKWNLKAPDRQYYKSVMAKYHSAEGGKTEHVKVGNGEPIYTIKMVYPTMEAAKASAKAKLSGLNDTEASLSITVVGNPELIAERPVIIQGVRAGVDGRWVVKQAKHSVSASGYTTSVSLIK; encoded by the coding sequence GTGCTTATTGATTATCAAGTATTAATTGCCAATCTGGCCGTTGATATTAAACAACATTTAATTAGCTTAGAACTCACCGACGAAGCGGGTATTAAGTCAGATAGAGTAACCCTCAAGCTATCTGACCCTGAAGGTAATTTACCGATCCCTGCCAAAGGCACCAGGCTATCAGTTGCCATCCAGAATATTCATATGGGTGACTTCATTATTGATGAGGTATCACTCTCTGGGCCTCCTAACCAAATGACCATTCAGGCCAAAGGCGCTAACCTTCGGGATCAACTCCGTAGCCCTAAATCACGCTCATGGCATCAAAAAAAGCTGGTAGATATAGTTACCACCGTGGCTAATGACAATGGGTTGAAACCTAAAATTGCAGAAGTATTTACCTCTATTATCATTGACCATATAGACCAGACAGAAGAATCGGATATTAATTTTTTAAGTCGTATTGCGTTAGATCATGGGGCAATTGTTAAGCCTATGATGGAACATTTGGTATTTGTTGAGCGTGGAAAAACCAAAACAGCGACTGGTAAGCAACTGTCAGCAATAACAATTTCTAAAATTAATAAATGGAATTTAAAAGCCCCTGACAGACAATATTATAAAAGTGTGATGGCTAAGTATCACAGTGCTGAAGGGGGCAAGACAGAGCATGTCAAGGTGGGTAATGGTGAACCGATCTATACTATTAAAATGGTATATCCAACCATGGAAGCAGCCAAGGCTAGCGCTAAAGCTAAGTTAAGTGGGTTAAATGATACAGAAGCCAGTTTAAGCATAACCGTAGTGGGTAACCCTGAATTAATAGCGGAGCGCCCTGTAATTATTCAAGGTGTTAGGGCTGGTGTCGATGGCCGGTGGGTGGTGAAGCAGGCAAAGCATTCTGTAAGTGCTTCGGGGTATACGACGAGTGTTAGTTTGATCAAATGA
- a CDS encoding YqaJ viral recombinase family protein, translated as MDIDAKIHNEYVTNLAAQHNVAEMSEEEAWHFNRRMGMGGSDIGAILGLNPYKTPLQVWKEKVGEVGPDQAGEAAYWGTQLEPVVAQEYTKRTGHKIQRINRVIHHADMPWMAANIDRIIWQNGKAPVVKNKIRSKHLLECKTASPFAKEWGEENTDEIPHSYWLQCTWYLATLNADICDVALLKGGQQYLQYRVERNPQVETMMIERARQFWVDHVIAGVPPEPTALNEVNEFFKKDNGQSVLADHETQVSIEKLKELKSKIKALEKLADVHETKIKKCLGEAANLIDNHGNKIATWKAQNSNRFDGKGFKAAHPALAKKFMKQNQSRVFRL; from the coding sequence ATGGATATTGACGCAAAAATTCATAATGAATATGTCACTAACTTAGCAGCTCAACATAATGTAGCCGAAATGTCAGAGGAAGAAGCCTGGCACTTTAATCGTCGAATGGGTATGGGTGGTTCGGATATTGGCGCTATTTTAGGATTAAATCCATATAAAACGCCGCTACAGGTGTGGAAGGAAAAAGTCGGTGAAGTGGGTCCTGATCAAGCAGGTGAAGCAGCCTACTGGGGCACTCAACTAGAACCCGTCGTTGCCCAGGAATATACCAAACGCACAGGCCATAAAATACAGCGCATCAATCGTGTTATTCATCATGCCGACATGCCCTGGATGGCCGCGAATATTGACCGGATTATTTGGCAAAATGGTAAAGCGCCCGTTGTTAAAAATAAAATTCGCTCCAAACATTTATTAGAGTGCAAAACCGCAAGTCCTTTTGCCAAAGAATGGGGAGAAGAAAACACCGACGAAATTCCCCACTCCTATTGGCTGCAATGCACCTGGTACCTAGCTACCTTAAATGCCGATATTTGTGATGTGGCTTTATTAAAAGGCGGCCAACAATATTTGCAATACCGGGTTGAGCGTAATCCACAAGTCGAAACCATGATGATCGAACGTGCTCGCCAATTTTGGGTTGATCATGTGATTGCTGGTGTGCCACCTGAACCAACCGCCTTAAATGAAGTGAATGAATTTTTCAAAAAGGATAATGGCCAGTCGGTTTTAGCCGACCATGAAACGCAAGTGTCTATTGAAAAATTAAAAGAACTGAAAAGTAAAATTAAGGCTCTCGAAAAACTAGCCGACGTACACGAAACCAAAATTAAAAAGTGCTTGGGTGAGGCCGCTAATTTAATTGATAACCACGGCAACAAAATAGCTACCTGGAAAGCACAAAATTCCAATCGATTCGATGGCAAAGGTTTTAAAGCAGCACACCCAGCACTAGCCAAGAAGTTCATGAAACAAAACCAAAGCCGGGTATTTCGCCTTTAA
- a CDS encoding helix-turn-helix domain-containing protein gives MKLISTPLRVLILMSFSKRLTTVRKGKGLTQQQMAEVIGIHLSQVKRYESGETQPSLDVLRKIALALNVSADTLLFDEEERGPSEGFRMQFEAITQFSDDEKIVAKQVLDSLILQHTANRLAAKK, from the coding sequence ATGAAGCTCATCAGTACACCACTAAGGGTGTTAATATTAATGAGCTTTTCAAAACGATTAACGACTGTAAGAAAAGGAAAAGGGCTAACCCAGCAGCAAATGGCTGAAGTGATTGGAATTCATCTATCACAGGTTAAACGCTATGAATCGGGTGAAACGCAACCTTCGTTAGACGTCTTGCGTAAAATTGCATTAGCGTTGAATGTGAGTGCAGATACACTGCTGTTTGATGAGGAAGAGCGTGGGCCATCAGAAGGTTTTAGAATGCAATTTGAGGCAATTACACAGTTCTCAGATGACGAGAAAATAGTCGCTAAGCAGGTGCTTGATAGCTTAATTCTTCAACACACGGCTAATCGGTTAGCAGCTAAAAAATAA
- a CDS encoding IS4 family transposase, whose protein sequence is MYSDAFCQRHRQDECNFIRSRKLTFPHLVLFLLNFLKGSADDELDGFFNLLQEEETDQPFVTKSAFTQARKKLKYSAFVELNQVFVDTLYDKIKPSLWKGFRVCAVDGSTINLPNNKALREHFQPKGKDNQHPQARASQLYDVLNHVTIDALLKPHNIGERALALQHLQHTHQNDLVLYDRGYPSFELFAQHRELNRHFCARSPWNLYNETRDFLNSGKKQQQVTLTPCSQTKQLCKKQGISVQPIKVRLIRVDLDSGEPEVLITSVLSENTITAVEFKALYHMRWGIEEDYKRVKCRLEVEQFSGLSVHAVLQDFHAKIFSKNLTALLVNEAQKQVGQNKSHCKHPYKVNFTRALSKMKDNIIKLLVFSYDYQRFHRVIKWMASFAEAVRPNRSFERNKKVRPPCSMNNKRTR, encoded by the coding sequence ATTTATAGCGATGCCTTTTGCCAACGCCATCGTCAAGACGAATGCAACTTTATTCGCAGCCGTAAGCTTACTTTCCCACATCTAGTCTTATTTTTACTGAATTTCCTTAAAGGATCAGCTGACGATGAATTAGATGGATTTTTTAACCTGCTTCAGGAAGAGGAAACTGACCAACCGTTTGTAACAAAATCAGCATTCACTCAAGCGAGAAAAAAACTTAAATACAGTGCCTTTGTCGAGCTGAATCAGGTATTTGTTGATACCTTATATGATAAAATAAAGCCTAGCCTCTGGAAGGGATTCCGTGTCTGTGCAGTCGATGGAAGCACTATTAATCTCCCTAATAATAAAGCACTTAGAGAACACTTTCAGCCTAAAGGTAAGGATAATCAACATCCTCAAGCACGGGCCTCACAACTTTATGATGTACTCAATCATGTCACCATTGACGCCTTGTTAAAACCACATAACATAGGCGAGCGGGCATTGGCACTCCAGCACTTACAGCATACACATCAGAATGATCTCGTACTGTATGATAGAGGGTATCCTTCTTTCGAATTATTTGCACAGCACCGAGAGCTCAACAGGCATTTCTGTGCCCGCTCTCCATGGAATTTATACAACGAAACGCGTGATTTCTTGAACTCTGGAAAAAAACAGCAACAGGTGACACTGACACCCTGTAGCCAAACCAAGCAACTGTGTAAAAAGCAAGGTATATCAGTACAGCCTATCAAAGTCAGACTCATTCGAGTAGACCTAGACAGTGGCGAGCCTGAGGTGTTGATTACCTCGGTACTTTCAGAAAATACTATCACGGCTGTAGAATTTAAAGCACTTTACCACATGCGTTGGGGGATAGAAGAAGATTACAAGAGAGTTAAGTGTCGTCTAGAAGTGGAGCAATTTTCTGGGCTCTCTGTACATGCAGTACTTCAGGACTTTCATGCCAAAATTTTTAGCAAGAACTTAACTGCTTTACTCGTGAATGAGGCTCAGAAGCAAGTAGGGCAAAACAAGTCACATTGTAAGCATCCATATAAAGTGAATTTTACACGTGCACTATCTAAGATGAAGGACAACATCATTAAATTGCTCGTTTTTTCCTATGATTATCAACGTTTCCACAGGGTAATTAAATGGATGGCAAGTTTTGCTGAAGCCGTTCGACCGAATCGTTCATTTGAGAGGAATAAAAAAGTGCGTCCACCATGTAGTATGAATAATAAAAGGACTCGGTGA
- a CDS encoding LexA family protein, whose product MNIGERIKLRRKELGLTQEQLARMVNVSQAAIHKLEEGRTRQPRNILDLASALKCQPEWLLHGGDEPVILPVTPISAPIGLYPIISWEQASQWPNISTNQLSLLEHLPCGVQCSEQAFILEVQGISMEPIFQEGEMIYVDPQVEPKSGKYVVAQPNKTSDVTFKQLFIEGSNKYLKSANPNWPEQITHLDASSRIIGTVIFSGRRY is encoded by the coding sequence ATGAACATTGGCGAACGAATCAAACTAAGACGCAAAGAGCTGGGGCTAACCCAGGAACAACTTGCACGCATGGTAAATGTTTCTCAGGCAGCTATTCATAAGCTTGAAGAAGGGCGAACTAGACAACCCAGAAACATTCTCGACCTAGCTAGTGCATTAAAGTGCCAACCAGAGTGGCTGCTCCATGGAGGTGATGAGCCTGTCATCTTGCCTGTTACTCCAATCAGTGCACCCATAGGCCTTTACCCAATTATCAGCTGGGAACAGGCTTCTCAGTGGCCAAATATTTCAACCAATCAACTAAGCCTCCTAGAGCACCTACCTTGCGGTGTTCAATGCAGTGAGCAAGCTTTTATTCTTGAGGTGCAAGGCATAAGCATGGAACCCATCTTTCAAGAGGGTGAAATGATATATGTTGACCCCCAAGTTGAACCTAAAAGCGGCAAGTATGTTGTTGCCCAGCCCAACAAAACTAGCGATGTAACTTTTAAACAGCTTTTCATTGAAGGCAGCAATAAATACTTAAAGTCAGCAAATCCTAACTGGCCTGAGCAAATAACACATCTTGATGCCAGTTCACGCATCATTGGTACTGTTATCTTTTCTGGACGGCGTTACTAG
- a CDS encoding transposase, whose amino-acid sequence MLITPIPHVIKFVQTLNDTLTVSFQSPGLSRIQCRWLTIMLMGIGVTGVFCWAVFERCSLGAFKQDQLRWMFYHSKIAWSLLLQASVRQVLNHYHITRGVLIFDDSDKVRSKRTRRIKGVHKIKHKKSGGYVQGQELVFMLLVTPVATLPIAFRFYTPDPALSAWRQKNKALKRLGIPGKERPKKPKPNPDYPTKQALALEMVEAFSLSFSDIKINAVIADALYSTAEFMDKASIATGGAQVVSQLRSNQLILSQGKKVRLTHYFARQTGVDTKLIIRGQKTQSITMLAARVYVKAHGKKRFVVALKYEGEKNYRYLVASDMSWRHGDIARVYTLRWLVEVFIEDWKQHAGWNRLAKQQGEEGSTRGVIMSLLYDHMLLLHPEQSVRLENKQPGLPVGCLTERIKTEALIKTVEAVVTADEPKQQLKAFTAAIISVLPERRSKKHLAGLDLGKQEPTDSLKYRAAA is encoded by the coding sequence GTGTTGATTACCCCTATTCCCCATGTGATAAAGTTTGTTCAAACTCTAAACGACACCTTGACTGTTTCTTTTCAATCTCCTGGATTAAGTCGTATCCAGTGTCGCTGGTTAACTATTATGCTGATGGGAATTGGTGTCACTGGTGTATTTTGCTGGGCTGTTTTTGAGCGGTGTAGCTTAGGAGCATTCAAGCAGGACCAATTACGTTGGATGTTTTACCATAGTAAAATTGCCTGGTCATTGTTGTTGCAAGCCAGTGTCCGACAAGTACTCAATCACTATCATATTACGAGAGGAGTACTCATTTTTGACGATAGTGATAAAGTCCGCTCCAAGAGAACACGACGTATTAAAGGTGTGCATAAAATAAAACATAAAAAATCCGGCGGCTATGTTCAAGGGCAAGAGCTAGTGTTTATGCTACTGGTGACACCTGTAGCTACCTTACCGATTGCTTTTCGCTTTTATACACCTGATCCAGCGTTAAGTGCTTGGCGTCAGAAAAATAAAGCCCTAAAGAGGCTGGGTATTCCTGGAAAAGAAAGACCCAAAAAACCTAAGCCCAACCCAGATTATCCGACCAAACAAGCTTTAGCACTTGAGATGGTTGAAGCATTTTCATTGTCATTTTCTGATATAAAGATTAATGCGGTCATTGCTGATGCACTGTATAGCACAGCAGAATTCATGGATAAGGCTTCCATTGCGACGGGTGGTGCTCAAGTGGTGAGTCAATTACGCTCCAATCAACTAATCCTTTCCCAAGGAAAAAAAGTACGACTTACACATTACTTTGCACGCCAAACAGGCGTCGATACCAAGTTAATTATCCGAGGCCAAAAAACACAGTCAATCACCATGCTGGCGGCTCGGGTTTATGTGAAAGCCCATGGTAAAAAGCGGTTTGTGGTTGCTTTGAAATATGAGGGAGAAAAAAATTATCGATATCTAGTGGCATCCGACATGTCCTGGCGGCATGGTGATATTGCTAGGGTTTATACATTGAGATGGTTAGTTGAGGTTTTCATTGAGGACTGGAAGCAACATGCTGGCTGGAACCGATTGGCCAAACAACAAGGCGAAGAAGGATCAACGCGAGGCGTGATCATGAGCCTGCTGTACGACCATATGTTACTGCTACATCCAGAGCAATCCGTCCGCCTTGAAAATAAGCAGCCCGGGCTTCCTGTTGGCTGTTTGACTGAGCGAATCAAAACAGAAGCCCTAATAAAAACTGTAGAAGCAGTTGTCACGGCTGATGAACCAAAACAGCAACTGAAAGCCTTTACCGCTGCAATAATCAGTGTGCTTCCTGAGCGCCGCTCGAAAAAGCATTTAGCGGGTTTAGATTTGGGCAAACAAGAGCCCACTGACTCATTAAAATACAGAGCGGCTGCATAA
- a CDS encoding RHS repeat-associated core domain-containing protein — MQFKQTLLAGALSLFISPLALSGATSTTSYQYDDKGNVTQIDGPRTDVQDITQFSYNDKGQLTEVTNALGHTTSLSNHNVFGNPQQITDANGTVTNLSYDELGQLTQSTIKSAAGDITTRFEYDAIGQLTAVYLPNGSELHYEYDGAKRLTAIQNGLGERIEYQHDNAGNITKQVVKSSTGAVVSQFSQAYDEMSRLLKSVGANGQTSHFVYDKNSNTTGATNPRNYKSGNAYDALNRLVQNTDALNQSTQFKYDSQDNLTQVTDPRGVATTYQYDGLGRLVKEISPSSGETVYSHDAAGNVTQKVDGRGVVTKYSYDALNRQTSRSYPASPELNVTYLYDNTNDGSKGIGRLTGIQDQSGLIAYHYDDRGNVTKTMRSVSLNGKDQFFGVAYGYNLANQLTRIQYPSGLTISYQRNSNGQVNQVTGQFKGSDQTINLANNIGYVPFGPVQQLTWGNGKTLNRQYDQDLQLIQQTVQGIQELNYQYDPNGNITGIDNLLAEQNNSSYGYDPLDRLIEEQANYGRKTYEYDPVGNRTKRTTEKDGKTETQKLTYAENSNRLIKREESNVSYDGMGNIQNNGNGLQLQYDGQGRLKAVVEGGTTQAEYRYNAIGERLVKVLNNQTVIYSYDQNGQLLEEAYYNATNQLFYTRNYAWLGTQPIAMLEQWLNDKGQSTQQQVAYIHSDHLNTPRVATNTAGQAVWQWQSDAFGVGRANEDVDGDGQKVVIALRFPGQVFDPESGLHYNYYRTYDPNIGRYIESDPIGLDGGLNTYAYVGGNPVNAYDSNGLLAQYALRGAFSVGTRIGGGINYVITAITGASLGGLIYEAVNGDSTETQDKPVDIPQESTKEECKNEDDEECSPKEGTMCYEHKPPKLNSRAHAGHLETWRVFQMQKVRGGPEKGKCFWRYLGGKIGKGVHTSQPQNMRPCSSYPGFQGRAPKGNR, encoded by the coding sequence ATGCAGTTTAAACAGACTTTATTAGCCGGGGCTTTATCGTTATTTATTTCCCCGTTAGCACTTTCAGGTGCAACTAGTACCACCAGTTACCAATACGATGATAAAGGCAATGTCACTCAAATTGATGGCCCGCGTACGGATGTCCAGGACATAACCCAATTTAGTTACAACGACAAAGGCCAACTAACTGAGGTAACTAATGCTCTTGGTCATACTACCAGCCTTTCTAATCACAATGTTTTTGGTAATCCCCAACAAATTACTGATGCGAATGGTACGGTAACTAACTTGTCTTATGATGAACTAGGCCAATTAACCCAATCCACTATTAAAAGTGCAGCCGGTGATATCACCACTCGCTTTGAATACGATGCCATTGGCCAACTGACGGCGGTTTATTTACCGAATGGTAGCGAACTTCATTATGAATACGATGGAGCTAAACGCTTAACGGCTATTCAAAATGGTTTAGGCGAGCGCATCGAATATCAACACGATAATGCGGGGAATATTACTAAGCAGGTCGTTAAATCCTCGACCGGCGCAGTAGTGAGCCAATTTAGCCAAGCTTATGATGAAATGAGTAGGCTATTAAAGTCTGTTGGCGCTAATGGTCAAACCAGCCACTTTGTATACGACAAAAACAGCAATACGACAGGTGCGACTAATCCCCGTAATTATAAAAGTGGCAATGCATATGATGCGTTAAATCGGTTGGTACAAAACACTGATGCATTAAACCAAAGCACGCAATTTAAATACGATTCGCAAGATAACTTAACCCAAGTCACTGACCCGCGCGGGGTGGCTACTACTTATCAATATGATGGTTTAGGCCGTTTGGTAAAAGAAATTAGCCCAAGCAGTGGTGAAACCGTTTATAGCCATGATGCAGCAGGCAACGTTACTCAAAAGGTAGATGGCCGTGGTGTTGTTACTAAATACAGCTATGACGCTCTAAATCGTCAAACCAGCCGGTCTTATCCTGCTAGCCCTGAGCTAAATGTTACTTACCTTTATGATAACACCAACGATGGCAGCAAAGGTATTGGCCGCTTAACTGGCATTCAGGACCAGTCAGGCTTAATTGCTTACCATTACGATGACCGTGGCAATGTCACCAAAACTATGCGCTCGGTAAGCCTTAATGGTAAAGATCAATTCTTTGGTGTGGCCTATGGCTACAACCTGGCTAACCAACTGACCCGTATTCAATACCCCTCTGGTTTAACCATCAGCTACCAACGCAATAGCAATGGACAGGTTAACCAAGTGACAGGCCAATTTAAGGGAAGCGATCAAACCATTAATTTAGCCAACAATATTGGCTATGTGCCGTTTGGCCCTGTACAACAATTGACGTGGGGTAATGGCAAAACCTTAAACCGCCAATATGATCAGGACTTACAGTTAATTCAGCAAACCGTACAAGGTATCCAAGAGCTAAATTACCAGTATGATCCAAACGGAAACATTACCGGCATTGATAATTTACTGGCTGAGCAAAACAACAGCTCATATGGTTATGATCCGTTAGACCGCTTAATCGAAGAGCAAGCCAACTACGGCCGTAAAACCTATGAATATGACCCGGTCGGTAACCGCACCAAGCGTACAACCGAAAAAGACGGTAAAACTGAAACGCAAAAATTAACTTATGCCGAAAATAGCAACCGCTTAATCAAGCGTGAAGAAAGCAATGTTAGCTATGACGGTATGGGAAATATCCAGAATAATGGTAATGGCTTACAGCTCCAATATGATGGTCAAGGGCGTTTAAAAGCAGTTGTTGAAGGTGGTACTACACAAGCCGAATATCGCTATAACGCGATTGGAGAACGATTAGTAAAAGTCTTAAATAACCAAACCGTTATTTACAGCTACGATCAAAACGGGCAACTGTTAGAAGAAGCTTATTACAACGCTACCAACCAGCTGTTCTACACCCGTAACTATGCGTGGTTAGGTACACAGCCGATAGCCATGTTAGAGCAATGGCTCAACGACAAAGGCCAAAGCACACAGCAACAAGTGGCCTATATCCACAGTGATCACCTCAATACTCCCAGGGTTGCCACCAACACAGCTGGCCAAGCCGTTTGGCAATGGCAGTCGGATGCCTTTGGGGTTGGCCGGGCCAATGAAGATGTTGATGGTGATGGCCAGAAGGTGGTTATTGCACTGCGCTTTCCTGGGCAGGTTTTTGACCCAGAGTCAGGGCTACACTACAACTATTATAGAACGTATGACCCAAATATTGGGCGGTATATTGAGAGTGATCCAATTGGGTTAGATGGTGGGCTAAATACCTATGCGTATGTAGGTGGAAATCCAGTTAATGCCTACGACTCTAATGGCCTTTTAGCACAATACGCTTTAAGGGGTGCTTTTAGTGTTGGTACTCGAATAGGTGGGGGAATTAACTATGTAATAACTGCAATAACTGGAGCGAGCTTAGGTGGTTTAATATATGAAGCTGTTAATGGTGATAGTACTGAAACTCAAGATAAGCCAGTAGATATTCCTCAAGAAAGCACTAAGGAAGAGTGTAAAAATGAAGATGATGAAGAGTGCTCCCCTAAAGAAGGAACTATGTGTTATGAACACAAGCCTCCAAAATTAAATAGTAGAGCTCATGCTGGCCACTTAGAAACTTGGCGAGTATTTCAAATGCAAAAAGTTAGAGGCGGTCCAGAAAAAGGGAAATGTTTTTGGAGATACCTAGGAGGCAAAATAGGTAAAGGTGTTCATACTAGCCAGCCTCAGAACATGCGACCTTGCTCTAGCTATCCAGGGTTTCAAGGTCGAGCCCCAAAGGGGAATAGGTAA
- the recT gene encoding recombination protein RecT, with protein sequence MSRSQQITQALNQQPLTQVNNKKPLPTTIDGMLKDKRFLNQIQAALPKHMTPERMSRIALTEIRKNKMLGECDPLSLFGAIVQSAQLGLEVGSGLGHSYLIPFRNRRANRVDVQFIVGYRGMIDLARRSGQIISLQAHAVYEGDEFDFAYGLEERLHHIPTSDTLNRGSMLGVYALAKLKDGGHQIEVMWKPEVDEVRRQSKAADSGPWKTHYEEMAKKTVIRRLFKYLPVSVEMQKAVTLEEQAHSGESQDHKSLFDDANVFEGEYSEEPENKKELVDTETGEVIQS encoded by the coding sequence ATGAGTAGAAGCCAACAAATTACCCAAGCCCTAAACCAACAGCCTTTAACTCAGGTTAACAACAAGAAACCATTGCCTACCACCATTGATGGCATGTTGAAAGACAAACGGTTTTTAAATCAAATTCAGGCGGCTTTACCTAAGCATATGACACCCGAGCGGATGTCTCGCATTGCTCTGACCGAAATTCGTAAAAATAAAATGCTAGGTGAATGCGACCCCCTCTCCTTGTTTGGCGCCATTGTGCAATCCGCTCAGCTGGGTTTAGAAGTCGGTTCAGGATTAGGCCACTCCTACCTTATACCCTTTCGCAATCGCCGGGCTAATCGAGTGGATGTGCAGTTTATTGTCGGCTATCGCGGCATGATTGACCTGGCTCGTCGCTCAGGCCAGATCATTTCCTTACAAGCCCATGCAGTTTATGAAGGTGATGAATTTGATTTTGCTTATGGCCTAGAAGAGCGTTTACACCATATCCCAACCAGTGACACTTTAAACCGCGGTAGTATGTTAGGTGTTTATGCCCTGGCCAAATTAAAAGACGGTGGCCACCAAATCGAGGTAATGTGGAAGCCTGAAGTAGATGAAGTACGTCGCCAATCCAAAGCCGCAGACTCTGGCCCCTGGAAAACTCACTATGAAGAAATGGCCAAGAAAACCGTCATCCGTCGTTTATTTAAATACCTGCCTGTCAGTGTCGAGATGCAAAAAGCGGTCACCTTGGAAGAGCAAGCCCATAGTGGTGAAAGCCAAGATCATAAATCCTTATTTGATGATGCTAATGTGTTTGAAGGCGAATATAGCGAAGAGCCAGAGAATAAAAAGGAGCTGGTTGATACAGAAACAGGGGAAGTTATTCAAAGTTAG
- a CDS encoding phage integrase Arm DNA-binding domain-containing protein, producing MASRPRKKKGLCPNLYEYKGGYRYKHPITKEWHPLGRDKPRAIKAARELNAILLPNHEAMPLS from the coding sequence ATGGCTTCTCGTCCCAGAAAGAAAAAGGGGCTATGCCCCAACCTTTATGAATACAAAGGTGGGTATCGCTATAAACACCCCATCACAAAAGAATGGCATCCTTTAGGCCGGGATAAGCCCCGAGCCATAAAGGCTGCCCGTGAGTTAAACGCCATATTATTACCTAATCACGAAGCAATGCCATTAAGTTAA
- a CDS encoding YdaS family helix-turn-helix protein gives MTAIERAVELVGGQTALARLIGIQQSNVWHWLNRHNQVPAKFIRAVSKATNGLVTVDELLDDHEKTNK, from the coding sequence ATGACAGCAATTGAAAGAGCAGTTGAACTTGTTGGAGGACAAACTGCATTAGCCCGTTTGATAGGGATACAACAATCAAATGTGTGGCATTGGTTGAATAGGCATAACCAAGTTCCTGCAAAGTTTATTCGTGCTGTTTCTAAAGCCACAAATGGTTTAGTGACTGTAGATGAACTGCTTGATGATCATGAAAAAACTAACAAGTAG
- a CDS encoding tyrosine-type recombinase/integrase, which translates to MTLNHEVVIRNVLGLNSRKLKDVIEKFKDEILPNKELKPRSLEGMMYRLNRIERDIGDWELHKINTQKIAFYLDTHFKGDSYKQHRSVLSQLCRLAMVKGWMKENPVEATLSTFQGEIIKKQRSRLNLEQYQAIYQLAEPWLQIAMDLALITLQRRSDLLQLKFTDIKDGRLYLIQSKTEKHGDAARLSIGIGKTLLEIIQRARSTGVLSPLLIHRKPIHRERKHLNAKEHWTAVTPRYLTDAFVTARDKTHLFSDIPKSSRPTFHEIRSLGGYLYEQQGWSKANVRALMGHTSEKMTEHYLQGHEERWTLVEADLKVDWKSD; encoded by the coding sequence ATGACATTGAATCACGAAGTGGTTATCCGTAATGTATTGGGATTAAATTCTAGAAAATTAAAAGATGTTATTGAAAAATTCAAAGATGAAATATTACCAAATAAGGAGCTAAAACCCCGCTCTCTTGAAGGTATGATGTATCGTTTAAATAGAATTGAACGCGATATTGGGGACTGGGAATTACATAAAATTAATACACAAAAAATCGCTTTTTATTTAGATACGCATTTTAAAGGTGATTCTTACAAGCAACACAGATCAGTGCTTAGTCAGTTGTGTCGACTTGCCATGGTGAAAGGCTGGATGAAGGAAAACCCTGTTGAAGCAACTTTATCTACCTTTCAAGGCGAGATTATTAAAAAACAGCGATCTCGTTTAAACCTTGAACAATACCAAGCTATTTACCAATTGGCCGAGCCTTGGCTACAAATTGCTATGGATTTAGCTTTGATTACCTTACAAAGGCGCTCTGATTTATTGCAACTAAAATTCACTGATATTAAAGACGGCAGATTATATCTAATTCAAAGTAAGACAGAAAAACACGGGGATGCTGCGCGGCTATCGATTGGCATTGGTAAAACGCTTTTAGAGATTATACAGCGAGCCCGATCAACTGGCGTATTATCTCCACTACTGATTCATAGAAAGCCCATACACCGTGAAAGAAAACACTTAAATGCCAAAGAGCATTGGACGGCAGTAACACCCCGTTACCTTACAGATGCTTTTGTGACGGCCAGAGACAAAACTCATTTATTTTCTGACATACCCAAATCCAGTCGCCCCACATTCCATGAGATTCGTTCTCTCGGTGGGTATTTATACGAGCAACAGGGTTGGTCAAAAGCAAATGTACGCGCTCTGATGGGCCATACGTCTGAGAAAATGACAGAGCATTACCTACAAGGTCACGAGGAAAGGTGGACGTTAGTGGAAGCAGATTTAAAGGTTGATTGGAAAAGTGACTAA